The Macaca mulatta isolate MMU2019108-1 chromosome 9, T2T-MMU8v2.0, whole genome shotgun sequence genomic sequence TGGGGGATTCTCAGCAGCTTGGTTGGGTGGGCACTGAGAGGGGTGCCAGGGGTGTCCAGGGAATGAGAGCCAGAGGGAAGGTCTGGAGCCGCAGGGAGGCACTACGCTGCTACTCCCTGGGGAGGTGGGAAGGCGGGAAGGCTGCGGGCGATAATTCCGGGGGCGATGGGCTGAGCTAAGACAGcgtgtgtttttttgtgtgtgtgtgtgtgtgtgtgtgtgtgtgtgtgtgtgtgtgtgtgtgtgtgaagggggGGAGCTGCACCTCTTGGGGGATTCGCAGAGCTGTGCTAGGGGAGCTGCAGGGCCGACGGAGCGCGCGGggacggcggcggcggcgctaCCTggaggcgcggtggcgggcaggTGCCCGAACTGCACGGCAATGCAGAGGTCGTTGTCCAGGGGGAACTTGTGGCAGTGCAGCATCTCGGGCCAGGGGAAGCCGTAGGCCTCCATGAGTGGCGCGCAGCCGGCACGCACGGCCTCGCACAGCGAGCGGCACGGGTAGATGGGCCGGTCGAGACAGACGGGTGCAAAGAGCGAGCACAGGAAGACTTGCGTATCCGAGTGGCAGCGCTTGGCCAGCAGCGGCAGCCAGCTGCTCGCCTGCTGCTTCACTTCGGCCAGGCTCTCGTGCTCCAGCAGGTTGGGCAGCCGCATGCGCTTGTAGCCCACCGTGTGGCAGAGCGGCAGGTCGGCAGGGATATCGAGGCACTGCGGCGGCTTGGAGTAGGAGCGGCCGTGCAGCGGCTCGGCCTGCCAGCCATAGTAGTCGTACTCCTCGCCGCGCGCCGGCGTCCAGTGCAGCGCCCCCAGCAACAGCGCCAGAGCGGCTGTCCGCGCCACCCCCGCCGCCGCCCGCATGGCTGCGCCCTGTCCAGGCGCGCGCCGCGCAGCCCCCCGACGTTCGGTGCCCGGCGGCCCAGATGTCCCGGCGTGCGCCCCCGGTCCTGACTCTCCCCAACCGCCGCCGCGGAGGTCGCCCAGGTGGGTGGCAGCCTGCGCTCCGGACGCCCCAACTGATGCTGGCGCCTCCCACCTCGGGGCTCCAGCCCGAGCCTCGCCGTGCGCCCCAGCCAATCTCCGGCCGCCTGGCCCCGGCTCCAAGGCGGGGATGCAGTCGGGGCGGCCCTCAGCCCCTCCCGCACCCTGCCCGAGCGTCCCGCCCAGCGCCCGGTCTTGCGCCCCTCTCCTGGCTCGGCTCCGCTGCTGCGGCCCTGGCCTCGCCCAGGGCTTGTCCCCGGGGCTCCCTGGCTCCCTGGGCATTTTCCTCGACCCTCGCCTTCTCCATCCTTCCTCCTTATCTCTCTCCGCCACAACCTCTCCTGTTCCTTTTCTCACTCACTTCACTTGCTTATCTCTCTGCCTCGGCCTTTCTCCCtctgctctgttttctcttccctgaCACCTCGGTTCCTCTTCTCCCTGGTGGGAGGCTCGTGCCACCCCACACCCTCCTGGATCTTCTGATCCTCCGGGCAGGTCTTCTTTGAGCTTGGTGCCAGGCCCCGTGCTGGCTGCTGGGGAATCAAAGATGGATATAACCCAGAACCCACCCAGGGCCAGGATAGTCTAGTGGGGTGAAGGTAATCATAGCTTCTAGTTAATGAGCTCTTACTACCAGTCAGGGACGGTGCAAGGTGCAAGGTGCGGTGCATGGTACGTTCCAAACTTATCAGCTATTGCTAATGATAGCCAATACTCAGTGGGTGCTAATTGTGTGCCAAGTCTGATCTGAGCACATTGCATAAACTCCTTCTGCTAATTCTCACAATAATGCTAGATGGTgggtaggtactattattgtcCCCACCTTACAGATAAAGATCCTGAGGCAGAGAGGTTAAGCACGGattagagctgggatttgaacccagatagTCTGGTTCGAGAATCAGAGCCCAGAAACAACCAGGAGGCCTGGACTCTGAGTCTGTAGGCCTAATGACCAAGGGGATAGGGAGTTCAGAGAGGTGGAGTAACTGGCCCTTGGCCGCACAGCTCATATGTGAaggagctaggatttgaatccaggtgtGGGGCTCCAAAGGCCAGGGCTTAACCACCCTGTGGTAAGATAATTTCCAACCCATGGTAGGTAACACGGTGGGAGGAGGGGGCATTGATGGTGTCTCTGAGCGGTGCACCCAGGCAAGCATCAGAGGAGAGGGGACCTTCAGGAACCCCATGCTTGGTGCCTCTCTCCTGTCTGAGTCCTGCCTTTCATTGGCTTTCCCTTGAGAGGAACTCGGACTGGAGGCTTGAAGGGAGGGGAATTCCTTCCTGAGAGCCTAACCTGACACCTGACCTCCCAGTCTTTGGTGGGGAGGGTACCCTGGGGAGGTGTCTCCTAGGAGGGCTTGGGGAGCTGGGGGCTGGCTGTGCTGGAAGGCAGGAGTGCTGGGGCACTTTCTCCCTCTGGTCCTCCCCTTAGTCCCACTGATAGATGTTTCCAGGGCTCCTGTCTTCCTCTGGGTCTGTCCTTGCAGTGGTAGTGGAGAGGGGTGAGGGGCCACTCCTTAAAATTCATGGAAAATGCATGGAGTACCTACTATCTGCAAGGCATGGGGTAGGGTATGGATGGGGATACAGAGGTGCAAAAGACATGGCTGTGTTCCTTGTGGTCTAGTTGTAAGAAAAAGACACAAGGcaggcagaggaggcaggagaagccTCACCCCACTGAGCCCCAAGGGTGGGACAGGCTGTGTTTGATGTCCAGGATGACCTAGTGGGGTCCAGGTGGAGTAAACTTTGACCTtcttttcccctctccctctcccagcccccagcaTGAAGAGGTTATGCGGATGGCCACTCAGAAGGTGAAGGACTGGTCTCTGCAGGGCCAGGCAGTGCAGTGTAGCAATGGTACGAGAGCCTGGGCTCTGCAGATGATGGAGCCAGGTTCAGATCCTGGCCACGcactagctgtatgaccttgggcaagtactTAACctgatttccttctttgtaaaatggaaattttacagCAGTTTTTGTGAGGAGCAAATAAGGTGAATGGAAAGAAAGCCCCCTGCACAGTGCCAACACACAGAATGAACACCTAGGGACGTGTGACTTTGGAGTAAAAATGTGCTGTGtaaacacagcaagactccatctctacaaaaaatagaaaagttagctgggtatggtggcatgcgcctgcaatcccagctactcaggaggctgaggtgggaggattacttgagttcaggagttcgaggttacaataagctgtgattgcaccactgcactccagcctgggcaccagagcaataccctgtctcttaaaagaagaaagtggtggctggacatggtggctcatgcctataatcccagcactttgggaggccaaggtgggcagatcacctgaggtcaggattttgagaccagcctggccaacacggtgaaatcctgtctctactaaaaatacaaaacttagctgggtgtagtggtgcatgcctgtaatcccagctactcaggaggctgaggcaggaaaattgcttgaacctgggaggcggaggttgcagtgagctgagattaaaaaaaaaaaaaaaaaaaagtggtgtgTGTTCTGAAAGCCCTTGGATGCCTTGGCTCTGGCTCTGGTTTGGGGCTCTGAACAGCAGTTGTGCCCCTGCACGCTGACTCTCCCACCTCTCTAGGCTTGGCAGACTCCCGCCCTCCAGGGAAGGTGTGGCCTCGGGCACTGGCAGGGGTGTTAGAGCCCCCCAGGTGGTTGTGCAAGGTGCTGGCTCCTTGGGCAGCTGGTTGGCTGTGCTGTTCTTGGCGTccccgtgcctggcctggacagAGCAGGGCTTTGTTTCTACTGGTAGTTATGTGAGAACTGCGCATGACCAGAGAGCTGTGAGTCCATACCTGACAGCTCTGAGGGCTGTTAACGGGCAGAGGGGCCAGGCTGAAAGCCTCCTGGAAGAGGAGCATGGACAGTCTTTACCTGGGAGCTCTGTCATGGGAACCCCCGAGGGCCCCTGACACAGGGCAGGGTGAATGCGAGGAGGTAAACTTGACAGGAACCAAGCCGAGGTGAGGGCTGCACCATGAGGCTGTTGTCAGGGGAGCTCTCTGTGGCCATTTGACCTGGTtctgcagcctgggcaggagAAGGCTGGCTCTGATGTAGCGCCCCTTCTTGCTGAGGCTGAACCAGGGCCTAAGCAGCAGGTGGAACACCTGCGCACTGTGCTGGGCATCTGTCCATCTTGAAGCATCCACAGCCTGTCCAGACCTTTCCCCCAGCTGATAAAGGGGACCATTTGttcaaaaaaatgtgtattcGTGGTTTGTTGTGAGCAAAGTTCTATATAAATACCTCTTAGATCAAACTTGCTAATTATGTTGTCAAATTCTACATTTTTCTACTCTTTTATTGTCTATTTCAATGGTTCTCAATGTGTAGTCAGTGTTCCCCAGGGGGACCCCAGGACTCTTTCCGGAGGAGTATACAAGCTCAAAACTgtacaaaattcaaattcaaagtaCAAGATAGTCCAGTGGATTTTAAGGTTATTGGGTAAGAGAAGCTTATTGATATGGTTTCAGATTCTGCATTACATTTAAGAAACTACACatgtcaggccaggcacggtggctcatgcctgtaatcccagcactttgggagaccgaggtgggtgaattgcttgagctcaggagttttgagaccagcctgggcaacatggtgagaccctgtttctactaaaaatacaaaaaaatagccgggtgtggtggtgtgtgctggtggtcccagctgctcaagaggctgaggtgggaggatggacaCTTGAGTGGGGGTTGGGGAGTGGGGTTTGTTGAGGagaggcagtggaggttgcagagagccaagattacaccactgcactccagcctgggtgacagagtgagaccctgtctcaagaaaaaaaaaaaaaaagattacacatGTCAATCTTTGGGGTAGTATCAAAGAAGTATATTCACAATTAACTGAAAAGGCCATCAAAATACTCCTCCCTTTCCAACTGCATTTATGTGTGAGGccaaattttcttcatatacttcaaccaaaacaacatatgGCAACAGACTGAATGCGGAAGCATATATGTTAATCTGCTGTCTTCtgttaagccagacattaaacagatttgcaaaaatgtaaaacaatgtcaCTCTTgtcactaaaattattttttgttttgaaaaatacaattacttttcataaaaatttatattaacatataaacatttcttttaaatgcattcatgcattttactttttcctcatttttaattcCAAATATGGTGAATAATGATAGGTATAAAACCATGTAAACAAAATCTCTTTGggattctcaattttttttttttttttttttttgtatttgagaaggagtctctctctgttgcccaggctggagtgtagtggtgcagtctcagctcaccgcaacctctgcctcctgggttcaagcgattctcccacttcagcctcctgagtagctgggattacaggtgtgtgccaccatgcccagctaatttttgtagttttagtagagacaggatttcaccatgttggttggccaggctggtctcaaactcctgacctcaggtgatccacccgccccggcctcccaaactgctgggattacaggtgtgagccaccatgcccagtctgggGTCTCAATTTTTAAGAGTGCAAGAAGGTTCTGAGACCAAAATGTTCGAGAACTGCTGGGCTACTTAATCTGTCCATTTCTGATAGAGGTATATGAAATCTACTGTGCATATGGGTTTggcaatttttcctttttttaaaatcaattttagcTTTATATACCTTAATGCTGTGTTGTCAGGTGTATAAAGCTTCATGATTATTATAACTTCTGATTGAATTGTAACTTCTGTCTGTATGAAATAtccttttttgttccttttaatgcCTTAGGACTTAAGAATAATGATTTCATGAACCAACACTTAAACAGAACCTGCTATGGGCCAGGTATGGATGCGAAAGAGATTTAGTTCTTGTCAGTGTGGAGTACACAGGCACAGGAAGGCAACATATGTAGTGCGGCAGGCACAGtctgggctttggagtcagactgacCTGTGCTGAATTCTGAGCACTTCCTAGTGGTGTGTCCTTGGGCCTGTGTATGTTGGACCTTGAACCTCAGTTTATAACATAGGGTTAATAGCATCTATGTACTAGTAGTGCTGGTTGCGGAAGGCTTCCTGAGATAATGAGTGACAGCAGCACCCTGCAGAGTGTGCCCTGTGAGTAGCTCTGTGATCAGTGCTGCAGCAGAGCCACCAGCCAGGAGATCTGCCCTGTTTATGCCTCCTGACAAGGCCCCCAGGAGAGGCAGTGTGGGGCAGTGGGGAGTGCACCAAGCTGGGATTCGAAAGATCCTGAGTTATACCTTTTTAATTTACTAGCAAAAgtaatttaattactttttaatttagtgAGACCCTGagtctcagttgcctcatctgtgcGGTGGGGGGGACCACATTGCCCTGCATTCTCTGTGGGGTTATCTTGAGGATCCAATGAGAGAGTGGAAGGGTCTCGGGATGATGATGGAGGTGGAGCCGAGGAATGCAAGGAGGTCCCCAGGGTGGCTGTTGCCTCCCCTATCCCGGGCTGTGAGGAGGCCTTACCAGCACAGGCTTGCCTGGACCCCCAGGAGGGCTGGGATGACTGAAGTgctaagacagggtcttgtcattATTTCAGACTCCTGGAAttgtctgccttcttttttttttttgagactgagtctcactctgttaccaggctggagtacagtggtgcgatctcggctcaccacaacctccgcctcctgggttcaagtgattctcctgcctcagcctcctgagtagctgggactacaggtgcccgccaccatgcccaactaatttttgtatttttagtagagatggggtttcaccacgttggccaggatggtcttgatctcttgacctcatgatccgcctgcctcagcctccaaaagtgctgagattacaggcgtgagccaccgcgcccggccaattgtcTGCCTTTTACAATCCCAGTGCTTCTCTGACAGGGTGGTGTCTTCATAGCAGCTGCCATTAAGTGCCCATTAAAAAGCGAGGGTGAGTGGTCTAATTAATGAAACTATCAGTGCTGGTAGGCACCTACTTTCCCCAAGCATCGCCCTCCTGGTCCCCCACCATTTTCtttaagagaaaactaaaaattggCCTTCCTGAGCCCACAGTCTAGAGCTCTTCCTATCATACCTCCAGTTGTTTTACTTTCCAGCATTTTAGCTTTGTCAATTGCAAAGTCAACATCTGTCCCAGAGGCCCCCAGCTGTGCAGCGCCTCCCTGCTGAGCAGTCTGTGCTCTGGCTGGCAGTTCAGGGAGGCCtgctcagcatcactgggtaAACTGGTTACAGAGGGGCTTGAGCGAGACTTACCGGCCACTAAATCAAGTGACCAGGGAGGCCAGCCTCAGTCCTCCCTTCTATGAGCCTAGCCACTGGCAGGCTCTCCGACTTGTCCTGATCTCACATGGCTTGAAGAACAAAAGCAGAGGCGAGGCTTCTCTTGGGCCTGGGGCTGAGTCCAGCTCAAAGCGTGCCCGTCTGAAGCTTGAAGGCAGGTGGGATGGGGTGGGCACTGCTGGCATTCTCTAGTTGGGGCTATGGATGGAGAGAAGGCTGAATACtgttctcctcttctccctgggTTCCCAGCACACCTGGAGTCCCTGGGCTATGGCCAGTTGGCAACACTGGCTAGAAGCACATTGGAGAGGCTGTGTAATGTTTTGGTTAAGAGTGTGAACTCTGGGGCCAGACTGGGTTCTGATTTTAGCAATGccacatgaccttgggcaagttatttaacctctctgtgctccagtttcctcatctgtaaaatggggatattaataacaataatttcttaGAGAATTGTTGAGgttagatttaattttaaaaatcatttaggaCAGTGCACAGTAAGCACTGTATAATTGTTGGTTAATATTATTGAATGTGGGCATGACAGTGGTCTTTAGAGACCATCGCCAAATCCTGTAGCTCTTCACTCCCAATTTCTCTGATATGCCTcctgtgctctccctccctttgctcTCCGCGCATCCTCCCTGCTCCCTCTGCAGTCTCAGTTTTCCACTCTGCAGGAGCCAACAAGATCATTTCAAACTGCAAACCTGATGGTCTCACCCTTCAGCTCAAGC encodes the following:
- the SFRP5 gene encoding secreted frizzled-related protein 5, whose translation is MPREPGSPGDKPWARPGPQQRSRARRGAQDRALGGTLGQGAGGAEGRPDCIPALEPGPGGRRLAGAHGEARAGAPRWEAPASVGASGAQAATHLGDLRGGGWGESGPGAHAGTSGPPGTERRGAARRAPGQGAAMRAAAGVARTAALALLLGALHWTPARGEEYDYYGWQAEPLHGRSYSKPPQCLDIPADLPLCHTVGYKRMRLPNLLEHESLAEVKQQASSWLPLLAKRCHSDTQVFLCSLFAPVCLDRPIYPCRSLCEAVRAGCAPLMEAYGFPWPEMLHCHKFPLDNDLCIAVQFGHLPATAPPVTKICAQCEMEHSADGLMEQMCSSDFVVKMRIKEIKIENGDRKLIGAQKKKKLLKPGPLKRKDTKRLVLHMKNGAGCPCPQLDGLAGSFLVMGRKVDGQLLLMAVYRWDKKNKEMKFAVKFMFSYPCSLYYPFFYGAAEPH